One Cupriavidus taiwanensis DNA window includes the following coding sequences:
- the pgaA gene encoding poly-beta-1,6 N-acetyl-D-glucosamine export porin PgaA: MDSLMKRPGRARNEAPRRQGWRRRAPAGLATGIAAGLAAMCWLPALAHADSDYDALIRRARAGDYAPALAMLRERVARAPSDQRAAWDRIVIAGWAGRPGEVLEAYGNLGDTRALPPEVLAAVAGALRDERRWDEALARYREGRQRFPARPVFAVGEVMVLADSGRAAEAVSLGKALVQRDPAAVDSRLALAYAQARAGEPYAALFEADQAYLRAPQRADVVREYAGALQRAGLPEAALRVADEHPALFDQRARLALELDAAAELVRLADLPTRTEAGRFAIADRALARYDALLPALQALGPQAAPQLRRARIDRLAALHARVRMQDVVTEYEALRADGIEVPVYALGDVAAAYLYLRQPEQAAPLFRQVRDAYPQGLDAETRLKAQTGLYYAHAEAEAFDPATQAVQQASAEQPRWRWVRGQPMRQPNDLWLQAEQTATRADLQADATESAQQKLEDLVHKAPGHSGLRAALADVYRARGWPRAAEGELKLAETLTPRSLAVEVQQGHAALDLQEWRQAELLRDDTLARFPEDLTARRLDREWQVHNKSELRIEGYRGLANDSAVVGNGNFGIEAVLYTPPVNYDWRAFGGIGYATGRFDEGRVDYRWARAGAQWRVRDLTVEGELSLHGYGQGARQGGRIAADYDIDDRWRVGASAALRSTGTPLQALKHGIYADTAQVYARWRRSEASEWMLTVAPSRFSDGNDRLEAGVSGVQRFYTAPHLKADLLLDLWTSRNTRADTPYYNPRADLTVLPSVRLTHMLYRRYETVWEQQFLAGTGAYSQRGYGTGAILLLGYGQRWRTNDVFEVGATVTGTSRPYDGQRERELRIVFDLTYRF, from the coding sequence ATGGATTCACTGATGAAGCGCCCCGGGCGCGCCCGCAACGAGGCGCCGCGGCGGCAGGGGTGGCGCCGGCGCGCACCGGCCGGATTGGCTACCGGAATCGCTGCGGGGCTGGCGGCAATGTGCTGGCTGCCGGCACTTGCGCATGCAGACTCCGACTATGACGCACTGATCCGGCGCGCCCGCGCCGGCGACTATGCCCCCGCGCTGGCGATGCTGCGCGAGCGCGTGGCGCGCGCACCGTCGGACCAGCGGGCCGCGTGGGACCGCATCGTCATCGCCGGTTGGGCGGGGCGGCCGGGCGAAGTGCTGGAAGCCTATGGCAACCTTGGCGACACCCGCGCGCTGCCGCCGGAAGTGCTGGCCGCCGTGGCCGGCGCGTTGCGCGACGAGCGCCGCTGGGACGAGGCGCTGGCCCGCTATCGCGAGGGCCGGCAGCGCTTTCCGGCCCGCCCGGTGTTCGCGGTAGGCGAAGTCATGGTCTTGGCCGACAGCGGCCGGGCGGCCGAGGCGGTGTCGCTGGGTAAGGCGCTGGTGCAGCGCGACCCTGCCGCCGTCGACAGCCGCCTGGCATTGGCCTACGCGCAGGCGCGCGCCGGCGAGCCGTACGCGGCCTTGTTCGAGGCCGACCAGGCATATCTGCGCGCGCCGCAGCGCGCCGATGTCGTGAGGGAGTATGCCGGTGCGCTGCAGCGTGCGGGCCTGCCGGAGGCGGCGCTGCGCGTCGCGGACGAGCATCCCGCACTGTTCGACCAGCGCGCACGGCTGGCGCTGGAACTCGATGCCGCGGCCGAACTGGTGCGCCTGGCCGACCTGCCGACACGCACCGAAGCCGGGCGCTTTGCCATTGCCGACCGCGCGCTGGCGCGCTATGACGCCTTGCTGCCAGCGCTGCAGGCGCTGGGGCCGCAAGCTGCGCCGCAACTGCGCCGCGCGCGCATCGACCGCCTCGCCGCGCTGCATGCGCGGGTCCGGATGCAGGACGTGGTGACCGAATACGAGGCGCTGCGCGCCGACGGCATCGAGGTTCCGGTGTACGCATTGGGCGATGTCGCCGCGGCCTACCTGTACCTGCGCCAGCCGGAGCAGGCCGCGCCGCTGTTCCGCCAGGTGCGCGACGCCTATCCGCAAGGCCTGGATGCGGAGACCCGGCTCAAGGCGCAGACCGGTCTCTATTACGCCCACGCCGAGGCCGAAGCCTTCGACCCCGCCACCCAGGCGGTGCAGCAGGCCAGCGCCGAGCAGCCGCGCTGGCGCTGGGTGCGCGGCCAGCCGATGCGCCAGCCCAACGACCTGTGGCTGCAGGCCGAGCAGACCGCCACGCGCGCCGACCTGCAGGCCGACGCCACCGAGTCCGCGCAGCAGAAGCTGGAAGACCTGGTGCACAAGGCGCCCGGCCATTCCGGCCTGCGCGCCGCGCTGGCGGACGTCTACCGCGCCCGCGGCTGGCCGCGCGCGGCCGAGGGCGAACTGAAGCTGGCCGAGACCCTGACCCCGCGCAGCCTGGCGGTGGAAGTGCAGCAGGGCCACGCCGCGCTGGACCTGCAGGAATGGCGCCAGGCCGAGCTGCTGCGCGACGACACCCTGGCGCGCTTCCCCGAAGACCTGACCGCGCGCCGCCTGGACCGAGAGTGGCAGGTCCATAACAAGTCCGAGCTGCGCATCGAAGGCTACCGCGGGCTGGCCAATGACAGCGCCGTGGTCGGCAACGGCAACTTCGGCATCGAAGCGGTGCTGTACACGCCGCCGGTCAACTATGACTGGCGCGCCTTCGGCGGCATCGGCTATGCCACCGGCCGCTTCGACGAAGGCCGCGTCGACTACCGCTGGGCCCGCGCCGGCGCGCAATGGCGCGTGCGCGACCTGACCGTCGAGGGCGAGCTGTCGCTGCATGGCTATGGCCAGGGCGCGCGCCAGGGCGGGCGCATCGCCGCCGACTATGACATCGACGACCGCTGGCGCGTGGGCGCTTCCGCGGCGCTGCGCTCGACCGGCACGCCGCTGCAGGCGCTCAAGCACGGCATCTATGCCGACACCGCGCAGGTTTACGCGCGCTGGCGCCGCAGCGAGGCCAGCGAATGGATGCTGACGGTGGCGCCGTCGCGCTTCAGCGACGGCAACGACCGGCTTGAAGCCGGCGTGTCCGGCGTGCAGCGCTTCTACACCGCGCCGCACCTGAAGGCCGACCTGCTGCTCGACCTGTGGACCTCGCGCAATACCAGGGCCGACACGCCGTACTACAACCCGCGCGCGGACCTGACCGTGCTGCCGTCGGTACGCCTGACGCACATGCTGTACCGGCGCTACGAG
- a CDS encoding sensor histidine kinase has translation MNGRTRKLLAWPRTLFARLMLILLVGLVLAQSLSYSLVMMERKSAADRLMLGNLERDVASSVAMLDMLPPDQRAAWLERVRRDNYSYRLDAGTPGEPPRAALARKAVDTIAEALQGRYPVSASAQPGGGFQVHLRLHDGSPLTIDVQPRRSLVSPWLLAMLAAQLALLVACAWLAVRVVTRPLSQLASAAENLGPDLKAQRVPETGPAEVAHAAAAFNAMQARIAGYLDERVQILAAISHDLQTPITRMRLRVDLMDGSPTQQKFYHDLREMEHLVREGVAYARTLQGATETPARIDPDALLDSLAGDYLDAGHAIAIEGQAGAPLLTRPQALRRILTNLIDNALKFGAEVTLAVARQDDGWLQIAVQDRGPGIPEAELERVMQPYYRLETSRNRGTGGTGLGLAIAQQLTQALGGSLQLANREGGGLQATLRLPG, from the coding sequence ATGAACGGGCGCACGCGCAAGCTGCTGGCATGGCCGCGCACGCTGTTCGCGCGGCTGATGCTGATCCTGCTGGTCGGGCTGGTGCTGGCGCAGAGCCTGTCGTACAGCCTCGTGATGATGGAGCGCAAGAGCGCGGCCGACCGGCTGATGCTGGGCAACCTGGAGCGCGACGTCGCCAGTTCGGTGGCGATGCTCGACATGCTGCCGCCGGACCAGCGCGCGGCCTGGCTGGAGCGGGTGCGGCGCGACAACTACAGCTACCGCCTCGATGCCGGCACCCCCGGCGAGCCGCCGCGCGCGGCGCTGGCGCGCAAGGCCGTCGACACCATTGCCGAGGCGCTGCAGGGCCGCTATCCGGTTTCCGCCAGCGCCCAGCCGGGGGGCGGCTTCCAGGTACATCTGCGGCTGCACGACGGCAGCCCGCTGACGATCGACGTGCAGCCCAGGCGTTCGCTGGTATCGCCGTGGCTGCTGGCGATGCTGGCGGCGCAGCTGGCGCTGCTGGTGGCCTGTGCCTGGCTGGCGGTGCGCGTGGTCACGCGCCCGCTCAGCCAGCTGGCCAGCGCCGCCGAGAACCTGGGGCCGGACCTGAAGGCGCAGCGCGTGCCCGAAACCGGGCCGGCCGAGGTGGCCCATGCCGCCGCCGCCTTCAACGCCATGCAGGCGCGCATTGCCGGCTACCTGGATGAGCGCGTGCAGATCCTGGCCGCGATTTCGCACGACCTGCAGACACCGATCACGCGCATGCGCCTGCGTGTGGACCTGATGGATGGGTCCCCGACCCAGCAAAAGTTCTACCACGACCTGCGCGAGATGGAGCACCTGGTGCGCGAGGGCGTGGCCTATGCGCGCACCTTGCAGGGCGCTACCGAGACCCCGGCCCGCATCGATCCCGATGCGCTGCTCGACAGCCTGGCCGGCGACTACCTCGACGCCGGCCATGCCATCGCCATCGAGGGCCAGGCCGGCGCGCCGCTGCTGACCCGCCCGCAGGCGCTGCGGCGCATCCTGACCAACCTGATCGACAACGCGCTGAAGTTCGGTGCCGAGGTCACGCTGGCGGTGGCGCGGCAGGACGATGGCTGGCTGCAGATCGCCGTGCAGGACCGCGGACCGGGCATTCCGGAAGCGGAACTGGAACGCGTGATGCAGCCGTACTACCGCCTCGAAACCTCGCGCAACCGCGGCACCGGCGGCACCGGCCTGGGCCTGGCGATCGCGCAGCAACTGACGCAGGCGCTGGGCGGCAGCTTGCAGCTGGCCAATCGCGAAGGCGGCGGCCTGCAGGCCACGCTGCGCCTGCCCGGCTGA
- a CDS encoding response regulator → MTPQDHILIVDDDREIRELVAAYLERSGMRVSLAANGREMRAALDKGSVDLVVLDLMLPGEDGLALCRDLRAGERRNLPVLMLTARNEEADRILGLEMGADDYLVKPFAARELLARIRSVLRRTRMLPPNLQVTEAASVLAFGPWRLDTNARHLLDEQDVIVALSGAEYRLLRVFVDHPQRVLTRDQLLNLTQGRDAELFERSIDLLVSRLRQRLRDDAREPRYIKTVRNGGYVFSATVEIREERA, encoded by the coding sequence ATGACCCCGCAGGACCATATCCTTATCGTCGATGACGACCGCGAGATCCGCGAACTGGTCGCCGCTTATCTGGAACGCAGCGGCATGCGCGTGTCCCTGGCCGCCAACGGGCGCGAGATGCGCGCGGCGCTGGACAAGGGCTCGGTGGACCTGGTGGTGCTGGACCTGATGCTGCCCGGCGAAGACGGCCTGGCGCTGTGCCGCGACCTGCGCGCGGGCGAGCGGCGCAACCTGCCGGTGCTGATGCTGACCGCGCGCAACGAAGAGGCCGACCGCATCCTCGGGCTGGAGATGGGCGCCGACGACTACCTGGTCAAGCCCTTCGCCGCGCGCGAACTGCTGGCGCGGATCCGCTCGGTGCTGCGGCGCACGCGCATGCTGCCGCCGAACCTTCAGGTGACCGAGGCGGCCAGCGTGCTGGCGTTCGGCCCGTGGCGGCTCGATACCAACGCCCGCCACCTGCTCGACGAGCAGGACGTGATCGTCGCGCTCAGCGGCGCGGAATACCGGCTGCTGCGGGTCTTCGTCGACCATCCGCAGCGCGTGCTGACGCGCGACCAGTTGCTGAACCTGACCCAGGGCCGCGACGCCGAACTGTTCGAGCGCTCGATCGACCTGCTGGTGAGCCGCCTGCGCCAGCGCCTGCGCGACGATGCGCGCGAGCCGCGCTACATCAAGACCGTGCGCAACGGCGGCTACGTGTTCAGCGCCACCGTCGAGATCCGCGAGGAGCGCGCATGA
- a CDS encoding cytochrome c biogenesis CcdA family protein — protein MIDACLAFAAGVLTIASPCVLPVLPMLLGASLGETSRLRPLAIALGFVSAFAALGIVFGALSSAFSDAPGVVRNVAIAILFAAGLARLWPAGFSRLAAPLVAPFAALADRAAGAGSRAGNGLAGGFVLGMTLGAVWTPCAGPVLASILALVAKAQDLHRAAGLLALFAAGAAVPMLGIAYGGQFATTGVRRLARHTPRLQQAFGVLVMATAIAMYFQYDTLAVAWLTSLFPATQPGA, from the coding sequence ATGATCGATGCCTGCCTTGCCTTTGCCGCCGGCGTGCTGACGATTGCGTCGCCGTGCGTGCTGCCCGTGCTGCCCATGCTGCTGGGCGCCTCGCTGGGCGAAACCAGCCGCCTGCGCCCGCTGGCAATCGCGCTGGGTTTCGTGTCCGCCTTTGCCGCGCTGGGCATTGTCTTCGGCGCGCTTTCCAGCGCCTTCAGCGACGCGCCGGGCGTGGTGCGCAACGTCGCCATCGCCATCCTGTTCGCCGCCGGGCTGGCGCGGCTGTGGCCGGCCGGGTTCTCGCGGCTGGCGGCGCCACTTGTTGCACCGTTCGCCGCGCTCGCCGACCGCGCTGCCGGCGCCGGCAGCCGCGCCGGCAACGGCCTGGCCGGCGGCTTCGTGCTCGGCATGACGCTGGGCGCGGTGTGGACCCCCTGCGCCGGGCCGGTGCTGGCCTCGATCCTGGCGCTGGTGGCCAAGGCGCAGGACCTGCACCGCGCCGCCGGCCTGCTGGCCTTGTTCGCCGCCGGCGCCGCCGTGCCGATGCTGGGCATCGCCTACGGCGGCCAGTTCGCCACCACCGGCGTGCGCCGGCTGGCGCGCCATACGCCGCGGCTGCAGCAGGCCTTCGGGGTGCTGGTGATGGCCACCGCCATCGCCATGTACTTCCAGTACGACACCCTTGCCGTCGCCTGGCTGACCTCGCTTTTCCCCGCCACCCAACCTGGAGCCTGA
- a CDS encoding thioredoxin family protein, with protein MPRILRTLFAAAALAAAPLAIQPAAAAPADYGKAPEFTGIGKWLNSEPLTVAGLRGKVVLVDFWTYSCINCINTLPHVRKWYDKYRDQGLVVVGVHTPEYAFERSTSNVQAALKRFDIRYPVAQDNAYATWNAWRNQYWPALYLVDANGNVVYKHFGEGQYAETEAAIQKALGQRR; from the coding sequence ATGCCCCGCATCCTTCGCACCCTGTTCGCCGCGGCCGCCCTTGCTGCCGCCCCGCTCGCCATCCAGCCCGCCGCCGCCGCGCCCGCCGATTACGGCAAGGCGCCCGAATTCACCGGCATCGGCAAGTGGCTGAACTCTGAACCGCTGACCGTTGCCGGCCTGCGCGGCAAGGTGGTGCTGGTCGACTTCTGGACCTACAGCTGCATCAACTGCATCAACACCCTGCCCCATGTGCGCAAGTGGTACGACAAATACCGCGACCAGGGCCTGGTGGTGGTGGGCGTCCACACGCCGGAGTATGCGTTCGAGCGCTCCACCAGCAATGTCCAGGCCGCGCTCAAGCGCTTCGACATCCGCTACCCGGTGGCGCAGGACAACGCCTATGCCACCTGGAACGCCTGGCGCAACCAGTACTGGCCGGCGCTGTACCTGGTCGATGCCAACGGCAACGTGGTCTACAAGCATTTTGGAGAAGGCCAGTACGCCGAGACCGAGGCGGCGATCCAGAAGGCGCTGGGGCAGCGGCGCTGA
- a CDS encoding nucleobase:cation symporter-2 family protein, with protein MAPLLFQVEDRPPRLTTFLLALQHLLAALGGIIAVPLVIGGALRLPSDQVVALVNAALLGSGIVTIIQCKGVGPVGIRMPCVMGTSFAFVGAALSVGVEHGVAGILGSALAGSLVMILGSFFMPAIRKLFPHTVTSVVVTMIGLSLIPVAIDWAAGGQGSSRYGAPGNLAIAVAVLALVVAVVQWGKGMLSASAIVVGIAGGYLLCLALGLVDFTQVRQAPVFAVPQPLHFGMSFPVSGIVAMSIAFLVTIVESTGTFMALGSATQRPISGKCLSRGILCDGFGSAFAALVCSPPLSTFAQNVGVVSLTGVASRHVVALTGVMLLLAGLFPVLGALVVTIPQPVLGGAGLMMFAMIVSGGIQMLSTVRFTQRNTLIVAVSIGCGLAVTFRPELLSKLPAFVHEVFGSGITVGSLSAVILNLLLPGGKEAAADEAGHGTVGEAA; from the coding sequence ATGGCGCCCTTGCTGTTCCAGGTGGAAGACCGCCCCCCACGGCTGACGACGTTCTTGCTTGCGCTCCAGCACCTGCTGGCCGCGCTGGGCGGCATCATTGCGGTGCCGCTGGTGATCGGCGGCGCGCTGCGCCTGCCGTCCGACCAGGTGGTGGCGCTGGTCAATGCCGCGCTGCTGGGTTCGGGCATCGTCACCATCATCCAGTGCAAGGGCGTGGGCCCGGTCGGCATTCGCATGCCGTGCGTGATGGGCACCAGCTTCGCCTTTGTCGGCGCGGCGCTCAGCGTAGGCGTCGAGCACGGCGTGGCCGGCATCCTGGGTTCGGCGCTGGCGGGCTCGCTGGTGATGATCCTGGGCAGCTTCTTCATGCCGGCGATCCGCAAGCTGTTTCCGCATACCGTCACCAGCGTGGTCGTCACCATGATCGGCCTGTCGCTGATTCCGGTAGCGATCGACTGGGCCGCCGGCGGCCAGGGCAGCAGCCGCTACGGCGCGCCGGGCAACCTGGCGATTGCCGTCGCCGTGCTGGCGCTGGTGGTGGCGGTGGTGCAGTGGGGCAAGGGCATGCTGTCGGCCTCGGCCATCGTGGTCGGCATTGCCGGCGGCTACCTGCTGTGCCTGGCGCTGGGCCTGGTCGATTTCACCCAGGTCCGCCAGGCGCCGGTGTTCGCGGTGCCGCAGCCGCTGCACTTCGGCATGAGCTTCCCGGTCTCGGGCATCGTCGCCATGTCGATCGCCTTCCTGGTCACCATCGTCGAGTCGACCGGCACGTTCATGGCGCTGGGTTCGGCCACGCAGCGGCCGATCTCCGGCAAATGCCTGTCGCGCGGCATCCTGTGCGACGGCTTTGGCTCGGCCTTTGCGGCGCTGGTGTGCAGCCCGCCGCTGTCCACCTTTGCGCAGAACGTCGGCGTGGTGTCGCTGACGGGCGTTGCCAGCCGCCATGTGGTGGCGCTGACCGGCGTGATGCTGCTGCTGGCCGGGCTGTTCCCGGTGCTGGGCGCGCTGGTGGTAACGATTCCGCAGCCGGTGCTCGGCGGCGCTGGCCTGATGATGTTCGCGATGATCGTCTCCGGCGGCATCCAGATGCTCAGCACGGTGCGCTTCACGCAGCGCAATACGCTGATCGTGGCAGTGTCGATCGGCTGCGGCCTGGCCGTGACCTTCCGTCCGGAACTGCTGTCGAAGCTGCCGGCCTTTGTCCACGAGGTGTTCGGCTCCGGCATCACGGTAGGCTCGCTGTCGGCGGTGATCCTGAACCTGCTGCTGCCCGGCGGCAAGGAAGCCGCAGCCGACGAAGCCGGCCACGGCACGGTCGGCGAGGCCGCCTGA
- a CDS encoding M23 family metallopeptidase, protein MAASRLANPLLVLFRRLAWLALWVVMAWLAWPWLQPPLERAIYAARLSARPAPAALPVPVAGVASRALRDTWHGARSGGRKHEGIDIFAPRGREVVSATEGIVTRVGTNQLGGNVVWVMGPGRQLHYYAHLDRYGGVRAGDIIAAGTVLGYVGTTGNAQGTPPHLHYGIYTARGAINPYPLLKPSVAAGAR, encoded by the coding sequence ATGGCTGCGTCGCGTCTTGCCAACCCTCTGCTCGTGTTGTTCCGCCGGCTTGCGTGGCTGGCGCTGTGGGTGGTCATGGCCTGGCTGGCCTGGCCCTGGCTGCAGCCGCCGCTGGAGCGTGCCATCTACGCGGCGCGCCTGTCCGCGCGGCCGGCGCCAGCGGCGCTGCCGGTGCCGGTTGCAGGCGTCGCGTCGCGGGCGTTGCGTGATACCTGGCACGGCGCGCGCTCCGGCGGGCGCAAGCACGAGGGCATCGATATCTTCGCGCCGCGCGGCCGCGAAGTGGTGTCGGCCACGGAAGGCATCGTCACGCGCGTGGGCACCAACCAGCTGGGGGGAAACGTGGTGTGGGTGATGGGGCCGGGGCGGCAGCTGCACTACTACGCCCACCTGGACCGGTATGGCGGCGTGCGCGCCGGCGACATCATCGCCGCCGGCACCGTGCTGGGCTATGTGGGGACGACCGGCAATGCGCAGGGCACGCCGCCGCACCTGCACTACGGCATCTATACGGCGCGCGGGGCGATCAATCCATACCCGCTATTGAAGCCATCCGTCGCTGCCGGCGCGCGCTAG
- a CDS encoding TFIIB-type zinc ribbon-containing protein, translated as MDCPVCPQTQLVMSERQGIEIDYCPKCRGVWLDRGELDKILERSAAAAPVQQAPMQQPPQQQAPGHGAPPQQGYQRGHGDRDRYYEREQKHYRKKSIWHELFD; from the coding sequence ATGGACTGTCCGGTGTGCCCGCAAACCCAACTCGTGATGTCCGAACGCCAGGGCATCGAGATCGATTACTGCCCCAAGTGCCGCGGCGTCTGGCTGGACCGGGGCGAACTCGACAAGATCCTGGAGCGCTCGGCGGCGGCAGCGCCGGTGCAGCAAGCCCCCATGCAGCAACCGCCACAGCAGCAGGCACCGGGCCACGGCGCACCGCCGCAGCAGGGCTACCAGCGCGGCCACGGAGACCGCGACCGCTACTACGAGCGCGAGCAGAAGCACTATCGGAAGAAGAGCATCTGGCACGAGCTGTTCGACTGA
- a CDS encoding tripartite tricarboxylate transporter substrate binding protein, with protein sequence MQRRRFFRVALAATGLSLTASLGTQAQAAGDFPTRPIRLIVPYGAGGVTDQVARALADAASRELGQPIVVENKPGVSGTLGAKQMGSTEPDGYTLSMAPVVIFRLPHVQKMRYDPLKDLTYISMIADYNFAVAVKKDAKWQTMQELIADAKASKRGISYGTTGIYGSQHLTISELARVSQSNWTHVPYKGDAEAITALLSGSSDVAVLSNTLLPYVQNGQMRVLATLSEKRAADFPDAPTLKEIGYPVWSNSPFGIIGPANMKPAVVKRLDEAFRNALKDPKLLNVTRQYGMVTNYMNPEQYAAYAKKAFQSEGEIIARLAEAMKNQ encoded by the coding sequence ATGCAACGACGTCGCTTCTTCCGCGTCGCGCTGGCCGCGACCGGCCTGTCGCTGACGGCATCGCTTGGCACGCAGGCGCAGGCTGCCGGCGATTTCCCGACCCGCCCGATCCGGCTCATCGTTCCTTATGGCGCTGGTGGCGTCACCGACCAAGTGGCGCGCGCACTTGCTGACGCGGCCAGCCGTGAGCTGGGCCAGCCGATCGTGGTCGAGAACAAGCCCGGTGTCAGTGGCACGCTGGGCGCCAAGCAGATGGGGAGTACCGAGCCGGACGGGTACACGCTCAGCATGGCGCCCGTAGTGATCTTCCGCCTGCCGCACGTGCAGAAGATGCGCTATGACCCGCTCAAGGACCTGACGTATATCTCGATGATCGCGGACTACAACTTCGCGGTGGCGGTGAAAAAGGACGCCAAGTGGCAGACCATGCAGGAGTTGATCGCCGATGCGAAGGCAAGCAAAAGAGGCATCAGCTATGGCACCACCGGCATCTACGGCAGCCAGCATCTGACCATTTCAGAACTGGCGCGGGTATCGCAATCGAACTGGACCCACGTGCCGTACAAGGGCGACGCCGAGGCCATTACCGCGCTGTTGAGTGGCTCGTCCGATGTAGCCGTGCTGTCGAACACGCTGCTGCCCTATGTGCAGAACGGGCAGATGCGGGTACTGGCGACTCTGTCGGAAAAGCGCGCCGCGGACTTCCCTGACGCACCGACGCTGAAGGAGATTGGCTATCCGGTGTGGTCGAATTCCCCGTTCGGAATCATCGGCCCGGCGAACATGAAGCCCGCGGTAGTGAAGCGGCTCGACGAGGCCTTCCGCAACGCGCTCAAGGACCCGAAGCTGCTGAACGTGACGCGCCAGTACGGCATGGTCACCAACTACATGAATCCCGAGCAATACGCCGCCTATGCGAAAAAGGCCTTCCAAAGTGAGGGCGAGATCATTGCGCGGCTGGCCGAGGCGATGAAGAACCAGTAA